Within the Malus sylvestris chromosome 4, drMalSylv7.2, whole genome shotgun sequence genome, the region gagagaggaggtggAACGTTGGTGGTTCCTTTGGTTTATCTTAATACTAAACCTGACATTCGTGTCGTATTTCTAATGTTCGTACcgttttcgtgtcatattcGATAGCTTAACGGGTCATATCGTGTAATATCTGTTAAAGTAAACAGGTAATATGAATTGACCCGAAATCAACCCATTAATATTATCAAGTAATATGATCTGACACGTTCctcattaagaaaaatatattttaaatcaataaaaatgaaaataaaaaacataatttgactcaaaaaaatgtaaaatataatactaaattagtgtgtgtacatatatatatatatatatattaaatttcagAGTTGACcctttcatgaaagttgtaaaatttttcattacgagtgattacatttttcacacttctacaataattattattaattttattaattttgcactcaaataaaaatcattgttcatgagatttggagggttttaaataTCTAAACGACCATGTAATCATCGTCTAAGCGTTGAGGATGCAATTATGAACGTTTATTATGCTTTCACATCTTTTAGActtatacattaatgattatgaattttgtttattttgaactcccttaaaaaaatattcatgagagtttgtatggttttaaaaattcaaacaatcATATACTCATTCTCAAAGCGTAGAGGATGCGACTATGagtgtttgcatatttttttcatatttttcgcacatgtaaattaattattataatttttttaatatgtttggtatttttaaattacttgatatttttattttaatctgttttatgatttttaatctcaatctttgcctataatactataaaaataaataaataaaatttaaattttaaattctatATAGAATAagaattaataaacaatatatatatatatatatatattcattatatctattgtattttatagtaagtttattttagtagtttaaaaaattaaaatcatcaaaataactttttttcttATCGTGTCGAAATAGGTTACCCGCATGTTACTCTCATGTAAACCTGTTAAAGACCCATTAGTAACGAGTTATTATCGTGTGACccaattagttatcgtgttgatctaaaacccgttattttcgtgttgtTTACGTGTCGTGTAAAAATTTGTCAAGTCTACTTAAAAACAGAGTCGGCCCTAAGGGTGTGCAACAGGTGCCACCGCACAGGGCCCCCGATTCGGAAGGGCCCCTAAATTTTCATTACATGTATACGatgcatataaaataattagatgCAAAAGACAATCTTATTTGTGGTTCTAGCGTAAGTGGTTTAGCTCTTCTTTCTTATAGCCCATGTGCTGGTTTCGAATCCCAATGATAttgttttgttatattttaACCTTTTGCAAATTTGTAAACAGCAAATAACAAAAAGGCATCCAACGTGTATCGAACTCATGACCTTTGAAGGTAAGGAAAAACACCTGGCTGATCAGACAACTTATTTTTGTTGCAGTAACTTgtaatattttagttttatagatgaaaaaattaaaataaataataataaagaaatataacattaaaaaaaatgaagggccTCCATCTAAGTTTTGAACAGTGCCCCTCAATACTCAGGGCCGACCCTACTTAAAACGCACATTCTTATATAGAGAAACAAAAACTTGTTAACTTGTTACATTCTAGTAACGTGATTGATGGGTGACAAAATAGTAAGGGCTCAtttgaatgtgcttttaaaattgcTGAATGTACTTTTAGAGAAAGTATTTTAaggttccaaaaacactttaagtgttttctgCAAAAATcactagttatgtgcttcttccaggaagtactttaagtgttttttcaggatttacttgcatttttactgaggattggttccaaaaatatttttaccaaaaatactttcagtcattttaaaaatatatccaAATGAGCTCTAAGTTAATTAAAAGATCCGCTTTTAAATATACTTTTGTATTTGACAAGAAACTTACGTGAGGTTGTTGCATGCTTATAACGTGGCACTCGTTGAGTGTCGAAATAGTTAGTTTATTAAAAGATTCGTATATAAACGCATCTTCatatttagaaaaaatatattatgtaGCACTATCAACCTGGCTTCGTAACAATAGTTAAGAGATGGTAAGTGCCTAAGAAATTTAATTTACGCGTCGATTTTATGAACATACCATCTTTTAATTAGGTTGGTCTTTTACTGAAAATTTACGTGATTGAACTAGTCTTgcataatatttatttttgtcataccttaaaatcccataaaaatttattttaatttttcccaATGATAATAAGATCTAGACTTGTTTGTGTGTTAATTTTGTATTCATATCGCTTATGTAGTTAAAGTCATTTGGTCAAAATCATGTGTTCACTCACGCTTATCATGTTagagtaatttaaaaaatattgtttAGTAAAAAGAATGTCAAAGTTTCACTCACGCTTATCGTGTTCTCTCATACGATGTTGTGTCAAAGTTAACACGATGAAGAACCCCCCTATGAGCTGCCTTGAAAAACTCTCATATGAGCTTGTAAAAACCCTCACATGAGCTGCCTTTGCTTCACTCTCAAGCAAATAAGCCAAGAAGCAGTAAAACCTCTTCACACTACCTTCATCCATCATGTTCTCTCCAAAGCATACGTTTCAGCGCACCCCAACACAAATATTCAGGACAATTTTGATCTTGGACTAATTTATACGGAATCCAATCCATCTTAATCCGTTCCTTAGGGACTGTTTGGCAATGCCAACGATCATTCTGATCAAATGAGTGAGTCTCAAGACTCTCTACAGGCGATACGATAGCCACCATCACGGGACCAAAATGACGATTGTTTTCACCGTTGAAATCTAGCATTCGATCGTTGTTGCTTTCAAAGGTGGAGGGAGGCTCCACTGTGAGACTATCAGCAACAACAATCATGTCTTCCCCAAACGTCGAATGCTGGATCTCAACGGAGAAATCCACAGAGGAGCCTCCCTCCGCCTTTGAAAGCTTGTTTGAAATTGCAGAAATACCAGTTAAAGCAGTCCACTGCGTCTAAGTACTCGATCGTCCCAATACGTCCGGACGGGAAACGCAGCCTTCCATACATTTTGCAGGTCCAAACACTCCACATTTTTCGTCATTGTAATGTTGAATTGAGGAGAAAAAGGACAAAATTTATCAGACAAGAAAAATCCCAAGAGAAAGAGAGACGACTAGGGTTTACATGTGGGAAAGTTTCATGAAACATTAATCCAAAGTTCGTGTTTAAATCAGAAGCTTTTATAACCTTTGGATTTACAGTTTACTCTGACATTCATCCCAGACCGTTGAATCTGTTCAAATTGGACTCAAACGTGTAGAAAATAAAGCCCAAGCCTCCCATTCTCCGTAGTAGAAAAATTGTGACTTGAGGCCCATTTATAAAagagcaacaaaaaaaaatttagcaaATGCATGCAGTTCAAGTGATTTTTCCAACTCTAATTATTCAGTGACTCTGACTATTGCAGACTGATTGCACTAGGGAAGAGGATGAGAAGCTTCTCAATCTTGCCAAGCTCATGCCGGAACCATGGCCCGGATTGTTGGTCGCACTGCGTCCCAATGCCAGAGCGGTATGAGAAACTTCTTGATGCAGTCAGTGTTAAGGATGAGAAGTATGAACCGGGTGATGATCCACGGAAACCATGGTCTTTAGAGATTGACCCTAATCCtgagtcaaagagtgcttgcCCGGATTCGGTTGATATGGATGATTGGGAGATTGAGATGCTTTCTGAGGCAAGAGCTAATTAAGTTTGCAAACTTCAGGGGCAAAAAGGCCAAAAGGAAACTCAGGGTGAAGTAGCTCAAAGAGGCCAGGAGGCTTGCTTCACTACAGAAAATGAGAGAATTGAAGGTTGCCGGCGTTGATAGTACACAGCAGCGAAAGAGGAAATCGAAGGGAACTGACGACAATGCAGAAATTCCGTTCGAGATGCCTCCCGAGGGCTTTTATGATGCTACTGATGATGTATATGGACCGGTGGAGCAGCCTAAGTTCCCAACGAGCATTGAGGAACTCGAAGGGAAGAGAAGTGCTCCATCAGCTATACTACAAGCCAACAAGTTGAATTCTGTGGTAAGTGTTAGGAATGGATCAAAGCTGACGCTTTCGGCACCCCAGATTTCGGACGATGAATTAGGGTAAATTGCAAAGATGGAGTGCTAGTTGGGATCAATTTAACGTCAACAATCATCGAGAACGGAAAATCATCCTGAAACTCCAtgcaataacaaaaaatttgcaccgaaacttttttttttttctttttccgtttatcgtttcttttctttgtacaaCTCTCCTTGAAGAGAACATGAACAAACTATACATGAAAATTTGCCTTGTTCTTCTAACAATTCCTTGTAAATATTTTCTATTACAACATAACAAAGTTTCTGTTTCTAAATCGAAAGCCCGAGCTGGATGTCTTCATGAGAGCAAACATGACTGTAAATCTTCTGATTTTGTCTAATTGTTCTTTGATCACGGCGTGCAGCAGCCTAACCCTTTCGCTTCCGAACCTTTCATGATTCTCAACCTCTTGCACGAAACGATGAACATCTCCCATGGAACATCTCCAAGTAGCATCCAATCTCCATCTTTGTCTTCATAAGTAGGCACAAATTCTGATCGGTTATTATACCCTAATTTCTTCTCACAGTAATCACCAACCTTGAACTTGAACATGTCTTCCAATGCTTTAAGCAGCTCAGGATATCCTCTGTACACCTTCAAATCAATCTTTCTTAGATAAGGAGCTCCATCCATGCTTATCTTCACGTAGATGCCGGCTGCCTCCGCCTCGGTTTTCTTCGATTGGAGGCAGTTTTTCCAGTATGATCTCACCGGCGGCCACCCTACTACTTGTGTCCTGCAATACATAACCACATAATCAGATTAGTTTAACTTGTTTAACCTCAAATTAATCACAAACCATGTTATGGAACAACCCTAATCATATTGTTGAGAGGATGAAGCTCACATCGGAAAATAAGGaatcttgcatgtgcttataagttaTTGAGCTACTCTAACTTATTGATTTTATAGTAGAACCTCAACATCTAGTTTATGTGcgacaagattgcttacttGGTAGGTGGAGGCTGAGAAATTTGCTCGTCGGATCTGTTGGCGGGTGAAGAATCATTGTCTTCGTTCATGTCGGATTGCAGTGGTCTTTTGTTACTCTTGCTAACCAAAGTAGGAGAAGAGGTGTTCTGCTCGGAATCATTGGTGCCCGGTAACCCTAATCTTAGCTCCGTGGCTTCAAGATCCTGCGCAAACATTGCcatgatttttctttgtttcttcaagGATTGTTCTTCTGCTCGAACTTTGACGATGAACTAGCAATAACCAAGTTTTTGGTATTCCGTTGATGGAGGGTTTGAGGAGAAGGGGAGACGTAGAAAATAATTGTGTGAAGGGCAAGTGAAGTTGAATGGTATTATATAGATTACAAGTGGAGATAAAGTCATAAAGTCCAAGGACATTGTCTaggaaaattaacaaaagtTTAGGCACCTCCCCACCTTTCCTCCTTTTGCGCGTGCATGCCACATTACACAAATTTTACCGTGGATGGTAATGATGGTTATACGTGCTAGGGTTTTTTAGGCGATAACGTGGCCTATTTTGTTATTAgactcataataaaaatcataTATGAAATTTACCTTTGTTACAAGAAGAAAAGTAAGAATGCATCATGAACAATAGTTTTAATTCACGCCCAAAACTTGTATTGATAGGGTAAACAGTTTAGTATATAGAATGGTGATTTAGAGCATAAACTTAGGTTTTAAGTACTAAATAACCAACCTAAGACAAGAAACCGAAagtttaagctttgaatgatgATTCTACACTTTAAGACAAATAATCAACTGTGGCGATACAAACTAAGGAAAATTGGATAAAAGTTATGATTGCTCAATCCACTATGTCTTAAAAGAAAGATTAAACATAATGCACAATGAAATTGACAATCTAATCTCGTAACATATTATTTTACTGTTATTACACACACGTGAACACGTAATTTATATACACATAAGTAAAGCAAGAAAGTGGATGTCACGCACCACAAAATAGCGTGGAAAGAGCAAGATTAGGCAAGGTATGATACGGATGAATATAGACAAGGGCAGCTACGGTGTTTGTGATACGAGCAGCACATTCGAGGCGGTTGTCCTTCCAAATTGGGACAAGCTTGGGACAAACCTTAGCCGCCCATATGGAAGACTTTGATTTTCTAATCCAACGACCCAGATGAATTGAATTATTCAATTACGCGGGAGGAAATCTGGGACCCTTGGATCCAGAGGGGATTATAGGCTGGTGGGGGCCATCCCCATGTGAGGTTTGGGGCCCACATGGGCTGTCGTTGATGGGCAGGGCAGGGCATGGTGGAATGGGTGGTGTGGGCAGCCGATGGGCATTACTTTAATTAGGGCAAAAGTTAGGGCAGGTTTCTGCATGTGGCCATGAGCCCTTGCCTCAGTACGCTCTGTTTCCTTCGAGTCCACGGTAtactctttttattttaattctttattTCATTGACACTACGGCTcaagtcatttttttttttacaattataacTGATAGGTCTCATATTTTACTTACATAGATAACAAGTTTAATGGCTAATTTTCATGGTTGTTTAATAGTGACTtaaggtttgtttggaagtatttttaaaattactGAAAAACGTTTTTGGGTTCTAAAAAGTGATTTTTGCAAGAAGAACCAGTTACGTGCTTCTCTTAAAaggcacttcaagtgttttttgaTGACTCACTTGCAATTTTATTAAGAAtttgttccaaaagcactttcttcCAAAGTATTTGTAATCATTTTAGAAACACTTTCAAACAAGCCTTACACCGAATTCTTCATCCCTCATAGTAAATGAAACAaccaaaatatgaaacaaaaaaaaaacaaaacaaccaaAATATTGTATTTAACAAAGCAAAATTCATtatataatgagtatatatatttaaatcaaGGGTTTGATTGCAttttttataaggaaaactaatgaaaatggcttgaaaactttgagttttaatgataaggacaaaataaagggtaaagtgaatagtaccaggattgactttttagtgtaaaaatgtggtttttcgttaaagtgaacagtaccgggtgcttttcgttaaagttcccttttttatatgaaattatCCCACAACCTTTCCCTTTCTTGTGCATCTTTTGTCTAATTTTGATAAATAGCCCTAGAGGAGGAGAATGGGGGAAAAGGAGAAGGGGAAAAAGTAGAAGAACTATTCTCCAATAATTGTGAGACTatacaaaaattggaaaaaacttCGCAGCTAAAGAATTTAGCAGCAGGTCATGCTTACATCCAATCCCGGCTGGACACGTGTCCaagttttgattaaaaaaatcaaaatttggaCATGTGTCCAGCCGGGATTGGATGTAAGCATGACCTACTGCTGAAAATCAAAACTTGGACACGTGTTCAATCGGGATTAGATATAAGCATGACCTGTTGCTGAATTTACAGCAGCCAAGTCCAGTTCACAAAAATTTATACATGTAATCCTTTTGTTGGTAAAAACACATAAGGAGAAATGTTGAATTTGTTTTAGAAACTTTAAGTCAAAATTAAGAGGCGTACTACGATTGCGACTAGTTGCGAACTAATCTTATTCATTTCTACTTTTTGTGACATGTAAATGGTCGGATTTCGCTTGCTGACATGCGTGTAAACTAATCTTAGTCATTTTTACTTTTGTGACATGTAAATGATCGGATTCAGTTCATGCGCATGCACAATTAATCCTATATATCCCTTCTTTGAATTTTCACAATTATTTAGAGGGAAGGACCAGTCACAAGAGACACAAAGGGTCCACAAGTTTTCATTGAACTTTCATGACAGCACTTAATGGCCGATAAGTAAGGCCCCATAGAGTTAGGTTCACTACCTTTGGGACCCGACCACAATGGACCTCTGACCTATACGCCTCTccagctatatatatatatatagattcaTCTGCATCCTTGCCTTATATTAACAattttggttatgtgtttaGTTTTCTTCCAACATTTTATGCACTCTGTTACTGCCCTTTCATATATAAGCTAAGCTACCGTCTTTCACTTGGCTGTAACAAGCATATAGACCAGTTTCTCATTTGTTAACCAAAACCTTACTTTAAATTCTTCCAACTTCAAATTCAAAGTATACGTTGTAGATTTTAGGTGACCTTTGatagaacaaaataaaaacacaaaagtggtacgtcattgtatttatatgcaCAAGATATGTATTAATGTTCATGTAGAAGTAGTTAGGTTATTAGTTCAACTACAAATACATTGTTCAATGTGACAGAAATACAAAAGTCGATTCAGAGACTCGCCTATGTTGGTTTTATGGGAAAACTTCAACTTCCTTCAACTTGTGCAATATATGTTTACTACCACTTTTTATTAGCGTTTGTTAGTAGTTGGGCTTGAAATTTGCATTTTAGCCGGATCAATGTTTAGACTCAATATCCCACCATCGGCTCTATGCAATAAAAACATTTGAATGAATTGAGTTCtaggcagttgaatgagagaaatATAAAAgttattttcaattattttatacTATTATTcgacaaaaagaaaattattttataCTATTATGATTGAGATAactataataaatattttataaataatcgGAA harbors:
- the LOC126619734 gene encoding auxin-responsive protein IAA3-like, which gives rise to MAMFAQDLEATELRLGLPGTNDSEQNTSSPTLVSKSNKRPLQSDMNEDNDSSPANRSDEQISQPPPTKTQVVGWPPVRSYWKNCLQSKKTEAEAAGIYVKISMDGAPYLRKIDLKVYRGYPELLKALEDMFKFKVGDYCEKKLGYNNRSEFVPTYEDKDGDWMLLGDVPWEMFIVSCKRLRIMKGSEAKGLGCCTP